The Nitrospira sp. sequence GCTTCCGACATCGCGTACCATCGCGACAAGCTCCAGCGGGGCTATGACCTGTTGATCGATGTCTGGGGCGCCGATCACCACGGATATATCCCGCGCATGCAGGGGGTCATTCAAGCTTACGGGCATCCGAAAGAGCGGCTACAGGTCGTGCTGGTGCAACTCGTGAAGTTGTTGCGAGGCGGCGTCGAAGTCAAAATGTCGAAACGCTCCGGCGAATTCATTACGATGCGCGAGGTAATCGATGAGGTGGGTGTCGATGCCGCCATGTTCTTCTTTCTGATGCGGGATTCGAACACGCATTTGGATTTTGATTTGGAGTTGGCCAAGCAGCGGTCCTCGGACAACCCCGTCTATTACGTGCAGTATGTCCATGCCAGGATTGCGAGCCTCTGGCGGGTGGCCGCGGCGCGTGGAATTGCCTGCCCGACGGCGGCGGAAGCCGATCTGACGGTGCTGACCGATCCCGACGAGCTTGCCTTGATCCGGAAGCTCTCGATGTTTCCTGAAGTGTTGGAGGCGAGCGCGCTGGCGTTTGAGCCGCATCGCCTGACCTACTATCTTCAGCAGCTCGCGGCCCTGCTGCACACTTTTTACAACAAGCATCGGATTCTTCCTCCGGCGGCCGATCTGGAGACCGGCGACGCGCCCGTGGCGGAGGAGATATCTCCTAAGACGACGGCAGCTCGGTTGGTGTTGATGCGGGCTGTACAGCAGGTCGTGAAAAACGGATTGACCGTCCTGGGGATTTCAGCTCCCGAGCAGATGTAACGGAACGTACTCGCACGATGATGCAGTTCACGATCAAACAGCAGGACCGACAGACCAAGGGGCGGCTGGGACAGCTCCGTACCGCCCGGGCCGTCATCGACACGCCCACGTTCATGCCGGTGGGGTCGTTGGGGCCGGTGAAAGGGCTGGAGCCCGAGGATCTTCACGATCTCGGGTTCAGGCTCATGCTGAATAATGCGTACCATCTCTACTTGCGGCCCGGGCATAAAATTGTGGCGGAGTTGGGCGGGTTGCACGCATTTACCGGATGGCCTGGCGCGATCCTGACCGATAGCGGCGGGTTTCAGATTTTTAGCTTGGCGAAACTCTGCAAGATCACCGATGAGGGCGTGACGTTTCAGTCGCACATCGACGGCTCGACGCATTTCATCACGCCCGAAACGGCGATCGAAATCGAAGAGGCGCTCGGCGCCGATATCATCATGGCGTTCGATCAATGTGTCGCCCTGCCGGCGTCGCGCGCGGCGATTCTGGAGGGTTTGCGGCGGACGACGTCGTGGGCGAAACGCTGTCAGGCGAGCCGGCGCCGGAACGATCAGGCGCTCTTCGGCATTGTCCAGGGCGGACTGGAAGCCGATCTCAGGAGACAGTCGGCCCAGGAGCTGGTGGCGCTGGATTTTGAAGGCTATGCCATCGGTGGACTGTCCGTCGGGGAGAGCAAGGCCGATATGTATGCGATGTTGGATGTGACCGCTCCGGAACTGCCGGAGTCCAAGCCGCGCTATCTGATGGGGGTGGGCCTTCCGGAGGACCTCATCGAAGGGGTGGCTCGCGGGGTCGATATGTTTGATTGCGTGGTGCCGTCCCGCCATGGGCGGACCGGATGGCTCTTTACGGGGTTCGGCCGTGTATCCATCAAGCAGGCGCAATTCAAACAGGACGAACGGCCGATCGATCCCGACTGCGGCTGTCCGGTATGCAAACGCTATTCGCGCGCCTATCTGCATCACCTCTTCAACGTGAAGGAGATGCTCGGATCGCGACTGAATACGATTCACAACCTTTGGTATTTTGCTGATCTGATGCAACGAGTGCGCTCGTCGATCGAGCGAGGGACATTTCTCACAATGCGCGAGGAGTTTTATCGCGCGCGGGCGGAAGCCGAGCGGACCGGCGGCGAGACAGCAATCGCCGCGCAGGAACCGCGGGCCGGCCTCGACTAGCGTAAGGGGAGCCAGAGTTATGATGATGGTCGTGATGGCGTCGGTGGCGTGGGCTGAGGGGCCCGGGGGCGGCGGGAGCACATCGAGTTCGCTGCTCTCGTTGGTGCCGTTTGTCCTGATCTTTGTGATTTTCTATTTCCTGCTGATTCTGCCGCAGCAGAAGCGGCAAAAGCAGCAAAAGGC is a genomic window containing:
- the tgt gene encoding tRNA guanosine(34) transglycosylase Tgt: MMQFTIKQQDRQTKGRLGQLRTARAVIDTPTFMPVGSLGPVKGLEPEDLHDLGFRLMLNNAYHLYLRPGHKIVAELGGLHAFTGWPGAILTDSGGFQIFSLAKLCKITDEGVTFQSHIDGSTHFITPETAIEIEEALGADIIMAFDQCVALPASRAAILEGLRRTTSWAKRCQASRRRNDQALFGIVQGGLEADLRRQSAQELVALDFEGYAIGGLSVGESKADMYAMLDVTAPELPESKPRYLMGVGLPEDLIEGVARGVDMFDCVVPSRHGRTGWLFTGFGRVSIKQAQFKQDERPIDPDCGCPVCKRYSRAYLHHLFNVKEMLGSRLNTIHNLWYFADLMQRVRSSIERGTFLTMREEFYRARAEAERTGGETAIAAQEPRAGLD